TCTCAAGTTGTTGGCAGGCAAGGAAAGCGGGACGCGACCGGTGGTGAACGGTCGCGTCCCGTCGAGCGAATCGAGATCAGGCGAACGTGGGTTCGCTGGTGAGCTGGGTAACGATCCGGGCTGCGAAGCTGTCCGGGACCTTCACCGCGGCTTGGACGTCAGCCGGGGTGATCGCGCGGCCTTGTGCGGCGGCTTCGGCGGCTTTGGCGCTGATCGCGGCGGCCATCTGAGGGGGCAGCTTCAGCGCGGCCAGTGCGTCCGAGGGAATCGCACGACGAGCAGCCGGGGCCGGGGCGAGGTCGGCGACGCGGTCTTTCGCTTCGGTGCACGTCTGCTGGATCACCGGCATCACTTGGGCGATCAGGTAGACGATGATCGGGATGACGATGTGGACGAACACCGTCCCGGTGCTCACGGTGGTGCCTTCGCGGGGGCTGAGGGTGGGGTAGACGTTCATGAACAGCGTCGCCCCGAGCAACACTCGCTTGAGCCACGTCACCGAGCTTTCGGTGATCGACACCGAGCGGGACAGGATCTCGGCTTCCCACCGGAGAACGGTGATGAGGATGCCCGCCAACGCGGGTTCGACGAGCCACGCGCCCCACCACATCGGGTCGGTGATCCCCCGGTCTCCGGCAAGGAACTCGTGTACGCCCGTGGTGGTGAATCCCAGGCCGCAGGCCAAGAAGAACCACATGCACCGGGTGATCGAGGTCCGAAACCGGTCGATCTTGACCGCGTTCAGGCGGGGATCGGTGGCGAGAGCGTGTAGCCGGTGGGACTCAGCGAGTTCGTTCACCAGCTTGCGGACCCGCCGAGTCTCACCAGCGGTGTCGTCGGTGGCGTCTTTGTTGCGCTGCAAGGGATTCACCTCCTCTCCGGCTTAGGAACGCAGCGCCTTGACGATCGAGCGCAGCGCGGCGCAGACCATGACAGCGGCGATGATCGCGGCGGTCGCGCCGAAGACGAAGAAGATGACGACCAGGGCCAGGGCGAGCCCGGTTCCGCCGGTCAGCAGGCGGCCGAGGCCCTTCCAGGTCACGGGGATGAGTAGCAGCGGCCTCACCTAGGCCACCTCCTTACGCGGGTAGTGGATGCGGTTGCGTTCCGGCCCGGACAGCCCTCCGAAGACCCCCACGGTGTAGTAGCGGCGGGACGCGGACTCCGCTTCCCAGGCGAGCTGATCGGTACGGCAGGCGGCCAGCACGGGGCACGTGGAGCACACGGCCTTGGCCTCGTCGGTGCGGGCGTTGTCGAAGAACAGTTCGGAGCCCAGATCGCGACATGCGGCGGTGTCCCGCCATTCGCGGTTCATGCCGCAGCCGCCTTCACAACGGCGCGAGCGGCCCGAGCTACGTGCATGAGTTCGTGGTACTGGACCGACTCGGGCTCGGAGACCGGGAAGCGGTAGGTGCCTGCGACCACCACGATTCCGGCCCGGATTCGGCCGGCCAGTTCGGGGAGCTGCCCGCAGGCGGCCAGGTTGACACGGATGCCCGCGTGGGTGCGGCCGGTTCCGACGATGTGCAAGACGTCCCGCTGGCACGACCAAGTCAGGGACAAGCCCTCCAGGGTCGCGGCCCACAGCAGCAGCGCGGCCAGTCGGTCCGGGGAAGCCCCGTCGACGAAGGTGAGCGACAGCGACCGTGACCGAGTGCTGATGGTGAGGTGGTCCGGGCGGGGCAGGTCGCGGGAGCGGATGTGCGAGCGGAGTCCGCGTAGCAAACGATCTAGGCTGCGAGATCGAATGTTGTTGGTGGGCATGGGAAAACCTCCCGTGCTTGGGGTGAGGGAACGAGAAGGGGAGCGGGGCCATGGGGAGGCTGGCCCCGCTCCGAGGAGGGGTGTCAGGCCACAATCCGCAAGGTTTGACCGGTGCGCATGTAGTCCATGAATTCCGCGCAGTCCGCATCCGAGGTGTAGGCCGCGCGGACACGCTCCGGGGTGCGAGAGCGCTTCTCGACGCGGTAACCGATACCGGCCGTCTCCGGAAGATCGGGGATCTCGTCGGCGATCGCGCCACGTGCCCGCATGTCCGCGCCCAACACCATGTCCGCGTGAGACGGGGACGTGGTGCGGAGACAGATACGGCGGGGGAACAGGTCCCGCACCTCTACGACGTCCTTGGACGGCTCCTGCACGTAGGCATCGATGACGTGCCCGGTGGTGCGGCCCATCGACAGCGCCCGCGCGAGCATGCCCGTGATTTCCCGGGCGTACTCGGGGTTGTAGGCGACCATCGACCCGAGTTCGTCGAAGAGCAGGAAGTTCAGCGGGAACTCTTCGCTGACCTTCACCGAGCGGAGCCCGGCGCGCTGCATCCGCCGCTGCTGTTCCTCCATGTCCGCGACGAAGCGGGACAGCAGCTCGAAGGCCGCTTCGGGCGTGTTGGCGTAGCGGCCCGGACCCGTGATCTGTTGCAGCGTCACGAACTCCAGGTACTTCGGGTCGCAGACCCACAACTTGACCAGGCCCGCACGGATCAGCGGGGCCATGGACCGCAGCTTGGCCCAGGCCAACGAGTTCTTGCCCGACCCGGTCGCGCCAGCGGTCAGGCAGTGTCCGCCGATGATCGGCTCACACCAGTCGTCGCCGTATTCGTTCTCGCCGACGTAGACCGCGCTCAGGTCCACGTCTTCCACGCGGGAGGGCATCTCCGGGGCGGGGATGACGTAGGTGAACGGCTCGTTCCGCTGGACGATCAGCGTGATCCGGCCGGGCCTCGTGTGCTGTACAGCGATCCGCTGAACTCCGAGCGCGTGTGCCATTGCCGATGCCTTGGCCTCGAAGTCCTCCGGGATCTGGCCCCTGGCCAGCCTGACGGCGATCAGGTCGATTGAGGGGGAGTAGGCCCGGACCCGCAGCACCCGGGGGTAGTGGGTGGCCCCGGTGCGGCGGTGTTCGGTGTAGAGGGCGCAGGAGTCCATCAGCCGTTCCCACCGAGGCCCGACGTACTCAAACCACCGGCGGCGAGCGGCCCGCAGGATCGGAGCCGCGTAGGCGTCGAAGCTGCCGGGGTGCGCCCGGTACCAGGCCAGGGAGCCCAGGGCGAGACCACCCGCGACGTAGCCAGCCGGGGTCAGCCCGAACTCAGAGATGCTGGCCGCGACGGTTGCAGGGGCGGCGAGGAAGCCGGGGTGCCGGGCGGCCCACAGCGCGGCCTTGAACTCTCGTCCCATGGTGCGAGTGGTGCGGTCGGTCTTCTTGCTAGCCATGTGCTTCACCTGGCCTTTCAGTTGCTCGTAGCGGCAGCGCCCAGCAAGGCGGCGCCGAGGAGGAACACCGCGACCGCGACCGTGATCACGGCGTTGGCGGCGGGGGAGATCGCGGAGAGAACTCCGAGGAAGAACACGACCGCCAGGACGCCCCTGACGGTCCGGTACTCGCTGCCCATCGGGCGTCCTTTCGCTTGTGCAGCAAGGGAAACGACAAGCGGCCGACCACACGGGAGGGGTCCCAGTGGTCGGCCGCTGCCGGTCGTGCAGGAGGTGTCAGGAGCGCAAGCGCTTCTGCGCGTAGCGCATCTCCACACTCAGCTCCGCCGCGAGTCGGGCGAAGTCGTCGTGCAGCTTCTTGAAGCCCTCACGCCGGACGGGAATCGCCTTGATCCGCGTCTTAAGGTTGCGCATCCCGATATCGAGATCGGTCAACGCGCGCTCAACCGGGTTGGCCATGTTCAGACCCTCCAATCCCGAGAAACCAGTTCCTTCTCGTACTTTTTCGCCTGCTCGGTCAACAGCTCCAACTGGTTCCGGAGCTTCTTGACAATCGCCTTCAGCTCGTCCGGG
The window above is part of the Allokutzneria albata genome. Proteins encoded here:
- a CDS encoding WhiB family transcriptional regulator — protein: MNREWRDTAACRDLGSELFFDNARTDEAKAVCSTCPVLAACRTDQLAWEAESASRRYYTVGVFGGLSGPERNRIHYPRKEVA
- a CDS encoding FtsK/SpoIIIE domain-containing protein, translated to MASKKTDRTTRTMGREFKAALWAARHPGFLAAPATVAASISEFGLTPAGYVAGGLALGSLAWYRAHPGSFDAYAAPILRAARRRWFEYVGPRWERLMDSCALYTEHRRTGATHYPRVLRVRAYSPSIDLIAVRLARGQIPEDFEAKASAMAHALGVQRIAVQHTRPGRITLIVQRNEPFTYVIPAPEMPSRVEDVDLSAVYVGENEYGDDWCEPIIGGHCLTAGATGSGKNSLAWAKLRSMAPLIRAGLVKLWVCDPKYLEFVTLQQITGPGRYANTPEAAFELLSRFVADMEEQQRRMQRAGLRSVKVSEEFPLNFLLFDELGSMVAYNPEYAREITGMLARALSMGRTTGHVIDAYVQEPSKDVVEVRDLFPRRICLRTTSPSHADMVLGADMRARGAIADEIPDLPETAGIGYRVEKRSRTPERVRAAYTSDADCAEFMDYMRTGQTLRIVA